Proteins from a single region of Equus asinus isolate D_3611 breed Donkey chromosome 17, EquAss-T2T_v2, whole genome shotgun sequence:
- the LOC106825168 gene encoding olfactory receptor 5AN1, whose product MIGGGNITEITHFILLGFSDFPRITVVLFVVFLLIYITTLTWNLSLIILIRLDSHLHTPMYFFLSNLSIIDICYVTSTAPKMLSNFFQEQQTITLVGCAVQYFIFSTMGLSESCLMTAMAYDRYAAICNPLLYSSIMSPTLCVQMVLGSYMAGLSASISQLCALLHLQFCGPNVINHFFCDMPQLLVLSCTDTFFVQLMTAVLTMIFGIINVSIIMISYGYIVISIMKITSAKGRSKAFNTCASHLTTVALFYTSGMFVYLSSSSGGSSSFDRFASVFYTVVIPMLNPLIYSLRNKEIKDALKRLQKKRKYC is encoded by the coding sequence ATGATAGGGGGAGGAAATATTACAGAGATTACCCATTTCATCCTCTTGGGATTCTCAGATTTTCCCAGAATCACAGTAGTGCTCTTTGTTGTATTCCTGTTGATCTACATTACAACTCTGACGTGGAACCTGAGCCTCATCATCTTAATAAGGCTGGATTCCCACCTCCACAcgcccatgtatttcttcctcagtAATCTGTCCATCATAGATATCTGCTACGTGACCTCCACAGCCCCCAAGATGCTCTCCAACTTCTTCCAGGAGCAGCAAACTATCACCCTTGTGGGTTGTGCTGTTCAGTACTTCATCTTTTCAACCATGGGACTGAGTGAGTCTTGTCTCATGACAGCCATGGCTTATGACCGATATGCTGCCATTTGTAATCCActtctctattcatccatcatGTCACCCACCCTCTGTGTTCAGATGGTACTGGGGTCCTATATGGCTGGACTCTCTGCTTCTATATCCCAATTGTGTGCCCTGCTTCACCTCCAATTCTGTGGGCCTAATGTAAtcaaccacttcttctgtgacatgcCCCAACTGTTAGTCCTGTCCTGCACTGACACTTTCTTTGTACAACTCATGACTGCTGTATTAACAATGATCTTTGGGATAATAAATGTCTCAATTATCATGATATCTTATGGCTATATTGTCATCTCCATTATGAAGATCACTTCAGCTAAAGGCAGGTCCAAGGCTTTCAACACCTGTGCTTCTCATCTGACCACAGTGGCCCTCTTCTATACCTCAGGTATGTTTGTCTACTTGAGTTCCAGCTCTGGCGGTTCCTCCAGCTTTGACAGGTTTGCATCAGTCTTCTACACTGTGGTGATTCCCATGTTGAATCCCTTGAtttatagtctgaggaacaaggaaatCAAAGATGCCTTGAAGAGGttgcaaaagaagagaaagtattGCTGA